The following proteins are co-located in the Castanea sativa cultivar Marrone di Chiusa Pesio chromosome 8, ASM4071231v1 genome:
- the LOC142607721 gene encoding uncharacterized protein LOC142607721, whose product MARKQRPSHLDDPPAVSSSTEEEEEVETFSDDEDEDEQEEEGGGEQEEVEEEEGEQSSSEEEEEAEAAKIESLPSTPPVKPHHPSSSGPMEPESTPVKATQARSTRSSTIKNKKRPNSETETTLSKSKSKSKRVKKKDPDPEPKSQGGGGEEKKLFQRLWSDDNEIELLKGMLDYRAIHDSDPATDAAAFYGFVKESLHVEVTKAQLVDKMRRLRKKYRNNAGRAKKGKEPTFSKPHDRKAYELSNKIWGCADGVSVSVSVSGRCLNGMLSFNKDVMVLDETLIKRGLELIGEQKRLELEERWKRVELAELQMYVTRAELIRYQASLILEAYKGH is encoded by the coding sequence atggcTCGGAAACAACGCCCATCTCATCTGGATGATCCACCAGCTGTTTCATCTTctactgaagaagaagaagaagtagaaacTTTCtccgatgatgaagatgaagacgaacaagaagaagaaggaggaggagaacaagaagaagttgaagaagaagaaggagaacaAAGTTcatctgaagaagaagaagaagctgaagcaGCTAAAATTGAATCTTTACCATCCACTCCACCAGTGAAACCCCATCATCCTTCATCATCCGGACCCATGGAACCCGAATCTACTCCGGTAAAAGCCACACAAGCCAGATCCACGAGATCCTCCACCATCAAGAACAAGAAGCGTCCAAACAGTGAAACGGAAACGACGCTGTCGAAGTCGAAGTCGAAGTCGAAGCGGGTCAAGAAGAAAGACCCGGACCCTGAACCCAAATCCCAAGGCGGTGGTGGGGAAGAGAAGAAGCTTTTCCAGAGGCTGTGGAGCGACGACAATGAAATCGAATTACTGAAAGGGATGTTGGACTACAGAGCTATACACGACTCGGATCCCGCCACAGATGCCGCCGCGTTTTACGGGTTCGTTAAGGAGAGTCTCCACGTGGAAGTTACGAAGGCCCAACTGGTGGATAAGATGAGAAGGTTAAGGAAGAAGTACCGCAATAATGCTGGGCGAGCAAAGAAAGGTAAAGAACCAACCTTTTCGAAACCCCACGATCGAAAGGCATACGAATTGTCCAACAAAATTTGGGGCTGCGCTGATGGGGTTTCGGTTTCGGTTTCGGTTTCGGGGAGATGCCTCAATGGGATGTTGAGCTTTAATAAGGATGTGATGGTGTTGGACGAGACTTTGATAAAGAGAGGACTTGAATTAATTGGCGAACAGAAGAGGCTGGAATTGGAGGAGAGGTGGAAGAGGGTGGAGTTGGCTGAGTTGCAAATGTATGTCACTCGCGCCGAGTTGATTAGGTACCAGGCCAGCTTGATACTTGAGGCATACAAGGGCCATTGA
- the LOC142605494 gene encoding uncharacterized protein LOC142605494 isoform X1, which yields MEMNIDSSLEYKGVKDVHEDDIYAEIRRQILLLTADDDEDLPKDNPKSFGAAKRSSNSFKARCITGLQSGSYFYWWEDKNTNSVPAWLASLWRTGNGTGVFIPQAVKSRRYYNLAGRMNNERRIKYKRVENQFS from the exons ATGGAGATGAACATAGATTCCAGTCTTGAATACAAAGGTGTCAAGGATGTTCATGAAGATGATATATATGCTGAAATTAGGAGGCAGATTTTGCTTTTGACAGCAGACGATGATGAAGATCTTCCCAAAGATAATCCCAAGTCTTTTGGTGCTGCCAAGCGAAGCTCAAACAGCTTTAAGGCTCGCTGTATCACTGGTTTACAAAGTGGTAGCTATTTTTATTGGTGGGAGGATAAGAATACTAATTCAGTACCGGCGTGGCTTGCAAGCTTGTGGAGGACTGGAAATGGAACAGGAGTTTTCATCCCTCAGGCAGTCAAATCCCGAAGATATTATAATCTAG CAGGAAGAATGAATAATGAGAGAAGAATAAAATACAAGCGGGTGGAGAACCAGTTCTCATGA
- the LOC142605494 gene encoding uncharacterized protein LOC142605494 isoform X2 yields the protein MEMNIDSSLEYKGVKDVHEDDIYAEIRRQILLLTADDDEDLPKDNPKSFGAAKRSSNSFKARCITGLQSGSYFYWWEDKNTNSVPAWLASLWRTGNGTGVFIPQAVKSRRYYNLGRMNNERRIKYKRVENQFS from the exons ATGGAGATGAACATAGATTCCAGTCTTGAATACAAAGGTGTCAAGGATGTTCATGAAGATGATATATATGCTGAAATTAGGAGGCAGATTTTGCTTTTGACAGCAGACGATGATGAAGATCTTCCCAAAGATAATCCCAAGTCTTTTGGTGCTGCCAAGCGAAGCTCAAACAGCTTTAAGGCTCGCTGTATCACTGGTTTACAAAGTGGTAGCTATTTTTATTGGTGGGAGGATAAGAATACTAATTCAGTACCGGCGTGGCTTGCAAGCTTGTGGAGGACTGGAAATGGAACAGGAGTTTTCATCCCTCAGGCAGTCAAATCCCGAAGATATTATAATCTAG GAAGAATGAATAATGAGAGAAGAATAAAATACAAGCGGGTGGAGAACCAGTTCTCATGA
- the LOC142606954 gene encoding transcription factor TGA2.2 isoform X1, producing MQSFKAVQANPQLYCHSNFFLRGDGSGRDQTRFSDLGELEQSAAAFHHDDAVDLSPNSIFNIKPVSVAVVPNSLHYGTLNTSIGCVDTGQQFGIGAALGNGQHIENWGDSAMAADTSQQTETSTDVDTDDKNQFHGVQNGALVAVDSMEQSKGKSGDQKVLRRLAQNREAARKSRLRKKAYVQQLENSRQRLTQLEQELQRARQQGFFIAPGISGDHSHPMAGNAALVFDMDYARWLDEHQKLINDLRSAVNSHMGDNDLRLLVDGVMAHYDEIFRLKSIGARSDVFHMLSGMWKTPAERCFMWLGGFRSSELLKILGNHLEPLTDQQLMGICNLQQSSQQAEDALSQGMEALQQSLVETLSSTSLGPNGSGNVADYMGQMAIAMGKLATLENFLHQADLLRQQTLQQMHRILTTRQAARALLVISDYISRLRALSSLWNSIEAMGS from the exons atgcaGAGTTTCAAGGCAGTTCAAGCTAACCCACAATTGTACTGCCACTCCAACTTCTTTCTTCG agGAGATGGAAGTGGGAGAGACCAGACACGTTTTTCGGATCTTGGAGAGCTTGAACAATCCGCTGCTGCTTTTCATCACGATGATGCTGTTGATTTAAGCCCAA ACTCAATCTTCAATATAAAACCGGTTAGCGTTGCTGTTGTTCCTAATAGCCTACACTATGGGACCTTGAACACG AGCATTGGGTGTGTGGACACTGGGCAGCAATTCGGTATTGGTGCTGCTTTGGGAAACGGACAGCATATTGAGAACTGGGGTGACTCTGCCATGGCTGCAGACACCAGCCAACAAACTGAAACTTCCACAGATGTTGACACCGATGATAAAAACCAA TTTCATGGAGTTCAGAATGGAGCACTTGTGGCTGTAGATTCCATGGAACAATCTAAGGGAAAATCTGGTGACCAAAAG GTACTCAGAAGGCTGGCTCAGAATAGGGAAGCTGCAAGGAAGAGCCGTTTGAGGAAGAAA GCATATGTCCAGCAGCTGGAGAATAGTCGACAAAGGCTAACACAACTAGAGCAAGAGCTCCAACGAGCACGCCAGCAG GGTTTCTTTATTGCACCTGGTATTTCTGGGGATCATAGTCATCCAATGGCTGGAAATG CTGCCCTAGTATTTGATATGGACTATGCACGCTGGCTTGATGAACATCAAAAGCTGATCAATGATCTAAGATCAGCTGTGAATTCTCATATGGGTGATAATGACTTGCGCCTTCTTGTTGATGGCGTAATGGCACATTATGATGAAATTTTCAGGCTGAAAAGCATTGGTGCAAGGTCTGATGTATTTCACATGCTTTCTGGCATGTGGAAGACCCCTGCCGAGAGGTGTTTCATGTGGTTGGGAGGATTCCGTTCATCTGAACTTCTCAAG ATACTGGGGAACCATCTCGAACCTTTGACAGATCAACAGCTGATGGGCATATGTAATTTGCAGCAATCTTCCCAGCAGGCTGAAGATGCCTTATCACAAGGGATGGAGGCTTTGCAACAATCCCTTGTGGAGACACTTTCTTCAACCTCTTTGGGCCCTAATGGTTCTGGCAATGTTGCTGACTACATGGGACAAATGGCAATTGCAATGGGCAAGCTTGCGACGCTAGAAAATTTCCTTCACCAA GCTGACCTTTTGAGGCAGCAAACACTGCAACAAATGCATCGAATTTTGACCACTCGTCAAGCTGCTCGTGCTCTTCTGGTTATCAGCGATTACATCTCACGTCTTCGGGCTCTGAGTTCATTATG GAACTCTATAGAAGCTATGGGATCATGA
- the LOC142606954 gene encoding transcription factor TGA2.2 isoform X2, whose product MQSFKAVQANPQLYCHSNFFLRGDGSGRDQTRFSDLGELEQSAAAFHHDDAVDLSPNSIFNIKPVSVAVVPNSLHYGTLNTSIGCVDTGQQFGIGAALGNGQHIENWGDSAMAADTSQQTETSTDVDTDDKNQFHGVQNGALVAVDSMEQSKGKSGDQKVLRRLAQNREAARKSRLRKKAYVQQLENSRQRLTQLEQELQRARQQGFFIAPGISGDHSHPMAGNAALVFDMDYARWLDEHQKLINDLRSAVNSHMGDNDLRLLVDGVMAHYDEIFRLKSIGARSDVFHMLSGMWKTPAERCFMWLGGFRSSELLKILGNHLEPLTDQQLMGICNLQQSSQQAEDALSQGMEALQQSLVETLSSTSLGPNGSGNVADYMGQMAIAMGKLATLENFLHQADLLRQQTLQQMHRILTTRQAARALLVISDYISRLRALSSLWLARPRD is encoded by the exons atgcaGAGTTTCAAGGCAGTTCAAGCTAACCCACAATTGTACTGCCACTCCAACTTCTTTCTTCG agGAGATGGAAGTGGGAGAGACCAGACACGTTTTTCGGATCTTGGAGAGCTTGAACAATCCGCTGCTGCTTTTCATCACGATGATGCTGTTGATTTAAGCCCAA ACTCAATCTTCAATATAAAACCGGTTAGCGTTGCTGTTGTTCCTAATAGCCTACACTATGGGACCTTGAACACG AGCATTGGGTGTGTGGACACTGGGCAGCAATTCGGTATTGGTGCTGCTTTGGGAAACGGACAGCATATTGAGAACTGGGGTGACTCTGCCATGGCTGCAGACACCAGCCAACAAACTGAAACTTCCACAGATGTTGACACCGATGATAAAAACCAA TTTCATGGAGTTCAGAATGGAGCACTTGTGGCTGTAGATTCCATGGAACAATCTAAGGGAAAATCTGGTGACCAAAAG GTACTCAGAAGGCTGGCTCAGAATAGGGAAGCTGCAAGGAAGAGCCGTTTGAGGAAGAAA GCATATGTCCAGCAGCTGGAGAATAGTCGACAAAGGCTAACACAACTAGAGCAAGAGCTCCAACGAGCACGCCAGCAG GGTTTCTTTATTGCACCTGGTATTTCTGGGGATCATAGTCATCCAATGGCTGGAAATG CTGCCCTAGTATTTGATATGGACTATGCACGCTGGCTTGATGAACATCAAAAGCTGATCAATGATCTAAGATCAGCTGTGAATTCTCATATGGGTGATAATGACTTGCGCCTTCTTGTTGATGGCGTAATGGCACATTATGATGAAATTTTCAGGCTGAAAAGCATTGGTGCAAGGTCTGATGTATTTCACATGCTTTCTGGCATGTGGAAGACCCCTGCCGAGAGGTGTTTCATGTGGTTGGGAGGATTCCGTTCATCTGAACTTCTCAAG ATACTGGGGAACCATCTCGAACCTTTGACAGATCAACAGCTGATGGGCATATGTAATTTGCAGCAATCTTCCCAGCAGGCTGAAGATGCCTTATCACAAGGGATGGAGGCTTTGCAACAATCCCTTGTGGAGACACTTTCTTCAACCTCTTTGGGCCCTAATGGTTCTGGCAATGTTGCTGACTACATGGGACAAATGGCAATTGCAATGGGCAAGCTTGCGACGCTAGAAAATTTCCTTCACCAA GCTGACCTTTTGAGGCAGCAAACACTGCAACAAATGCATCGAATTTTGACCACTCGTCAAGCTGCTCGTGCTCTTCTGGTTATCAGCGATTACATCTCACGTCTTCGGGCTCTGAGTTCATTATGGTTAGCACGCCCTAGGGACTGA